Proteins encoded within one genomic window of Macrotis lagotis isolate mMagLag1 chromosome 3, bilby.v1.9.chrom.fasta, whole genome shotgun sequence:
- the NUP54 gene encoding nucleoporin p54 isoform X2, whose amino-acid sequence MAFNFGAPAGGTATAATPAAPAGTFGGFGTTTTTAGSAFSFSAPTNTGTGLFATQNKGFGFGTTSFGTTAGTGTGLGTGLGFGTFNTQQTQNNLGSLFSQPTQAPVQSNQLINTASALSAPTLLGDERDAILAKWNQLQAFWGTGKGYFNNNIPPVEFTQENPFCRFKAVGYSCMPNNKDEDGLVVLIFNRKETDIRGQQQQLIESFHKILGGNQTLTVNVEGVKTLPDDQTEVVIYVVERSPNGTSRRVPATTLHAHFEQANIKTSLQQLGVTLSMTRTELSPAQIKQLLQNPPAGVDPIIWEQAKVDNPDSEKLIPVPMVGFKELLRRLKVQDQMTKQHQTRLDIISEDISELQKNQTTTLAKIAQYKRKLMELSHRTLQVLIKQEIQRKSGYAIQADEEQLRVQLDTIQCELNAPTQFKGRLNELMSQIRMQNHFGAVKSEERYYVDADLLREIKQHLKQQQEGLSHLISIIKDDLEDIKLIEHGLNENIHIRGGQSFS is encoded by the exons ATGGCCTTCAACTTCGGGGCCCCCGCGGGCGGCACGGCCACGGCCGCCACCCCCGCCGCCCCCGCCG GCACATTTGGAGGGTTTGGGACCACCACCACGACAGCAGGCTCTGCCTTCAGCTTTTCTGCTCCCACTAACACAGGCACAG GACTCTTTGCTACCCAGAACAAAGGTTTTGGATTTGGAACAACTAGTTTTGGCACAACAGCAGGAACCGGTACTGGTTTGGGAACCGGTCTAGGATTTGGAACGTTCAATACACAGCAGACTCAAAATA ATCTAGGCAGTCTCTTCAGTCAGCCCACCCAAGCCCCTGTCCAGTCTAACCAACTGATCAATACAGCAAGTGCTCTTTCTGCCCCCACACTTCTGGGAGATGAGAGAGATGCGATTTTGGCAAAATGGAATCAGCTCCAGGCCTTCTGGGGAACAGGCAAAGGATACTTCAACAATAACATTCCACCTGTGGAGTTCACCCAGGAAAACCCTTTCTGTAGATTTAAG GCAGTGGGCTATAGCTGCATGCCCAACAATAAGGATGAAGATGGACTGGTGGTTTTAATTTTCAATAGGAAGGAAACAGACATCCGAGGCCAGCAACAACAGCTGATAGAATCATTCCATAAAATTTTGGGAGGAAATCAGACCCTTACTGTCAATGTAGAAGGTGTGAAAACTTTGCCAGATGACCA gaCAGAAGTTGTCATATATGTTGTTGAACGTTCTCCAAATGGCACATCAAGGCGAGTTCCAGCAACAACACTGCATGCCCATTTTGAACAAGCAAATATAAAAACTTCATTGCAGCAACTTGGAGTTACCCTTTCTATGACCAGAACAGAGCTCTCCCCTGCACAGATCAAGCAGCTTTTACAGAATCCTCCTGCTG GTGTTGATCCAATTATCTGGGAACAGGCCAAGGTGGATAACCCTGACTCTGAAAA GCTAATTCCCGTGCCAATGGTGGGTTTCAAAGAACTTCTCCGAAGACTGAAGGTTCAAGATCAGATGACTAAACAGCATCAGACCAGATTAGAT atcATATCTGAAGATATCAGTGAGTTACAGAAGAATCAGACCACCACTCTGGCTAAAATAGCACAATACAAGAGGAAACTCATGGAACTTTCCCATAGGACCTTGCAG GTTCTAATTAAGCAGGAAATTCAGAGGAAGAGTGGTTATGCTATCCAGGCCGATGAAGAGCAGCTCCGAGTACAACTGGATACAATTCAGTGTGAACTAAATGCACCTACACAGTTTAAG GGTCGATTGAATGAGTTGATGTCCCAGATCAGGATGCAGAATCATTTTGGAGCTGTGAAATCTGAAGAACGGTATTATGTAGATGCAGATCTTCTACGGGAAATCAAGCAG CATTTGAAACAACAACAGGAAGGCCTCAGCCACTTGATTAGCATCATAAAAGATGATCTGGAGGACATAAAACTGATAGAACACGGATTGAACGAGAATATCCATATCAGAGGAGGACAGAGCTTCAGTTGA
- the NUP54 gene encoding nucleoporin p54 isoform X1 has protein sequence MAFNFGAPAGGTATAATPAAPAGTFGGFGTTTTTAGSAFSFSAPTNTGTGGLFATQNKGFGFGTTSFGTTAGTGTGLGTGLGFGTFNTQQTQNNLGSLFSQPTQAPVQSNQLINTASALSAPTLLGDERDAILAKWNQLQAFWGTGKGYFNNNIPPVEFTQENPFCRFKAVGYSCMPNNKDEDGLVVLIFNRKETDIRGQQQQLIESFHKILGGNQTLTVNVEGVKTLPDDQTEVVIYVVERSPNGTSRRVPATTLHAHFEQANIKTSLQQLGVTLSMTRTELSPAQIKQLLQNPPAGVDPIIWEQAKVDNPDSEKLIPVPMVGFKELLRRLKVQDQMTKQHQTRLDIISEDISELQKNQTTTLAKIAQYKRKLMELSHRTLQVLIKQEIQRKSGYAIQADEEQLRVQLDTIQCELNAPTQFKGRLNELMSQIRMQNHFGAVKSEERYYVDADLLREIKQHLKQQQEGLSHLISIIKDDLEDIKLIEHGLNENIHIRGGQSFS, from the exons ATGGCCTTCAACTTCGGGGCCCCCGCGGGCGGCACGGCCACGGCCGCCACCCCCGCCGCCCCCGCCG GCACATTTGGAGGGTTTGGGACCACCACCACGACAGCAGGCTCTGCCTTCAGCTTTTCTGCTCCCACTAACACAGGCACAGGTG GACTCTTTGCTACCCAGAACAAAGGTTTTGGATTTGGAACAACTAGTTTTGGCACAACAGCAGGAACCGGTACTGGTTTGGGAACCGGTCTAGGATTTGGAACGTTCAATACACAGCAGACTCAAAATA ATCTAGGCAGTCTCTTCAGTCAGCCCACCCAAGCCCCTGTCCAGTCTAACCAACTGATCAATACAGCAAGTGCTCTTTCTGCCCCCACACTTCTGGGAGATGAGAGAGATGCGATTTTGGCAAAATGGAATCAGCTCCAGGCCTTCTGGGGAACAGGCAAAGGATACTTCAACAATAACATTCCACCTGTGGAGTTCACCCAGGAAAACCCTTTCTGTAGATTTAAG GCAGTGGGCTATAGCTGCATGCCCAACAATAAGGATGAAGATGGACTGGTGGTTTTAATTTTCAATAGGAAGGAAACAGACATCCGAGGCCAGCAACAACAGCTGATAGAATCATTCCATAAAATTTTGGGAGGAAATCAGACCCTTACTGTCAATGTAGAAGGTGTGAAAACTTTGCCAGATGACCA gaCAGAAGTTGTCATATATGTTGTTGAACGTTCTCCAAATGGCACATCAAGGCGAGTTCCAGCAACAACACTGCATGCCCATTTTGAACAAGCAAATATAAAAACTTCATTGCAGCAACTTGGAGTTACCCTTTCTATGACCAGAACAGAGCTCTCCCCTGCACAGATCAAGCAGCTTTTACAGAATCCTCCTGCTG GTGTTGATCCAATTATCTGGGAACAGGCCAAGGTGGATAACCCTGACTCTGAAAA GCTAATTCCCGTGCCAATGGTGGGTTTCAAAGAACTTCTCCGAAGACTGAAGGTTCAAGATCAGATGACTAAACAGCATCAGACCAGATTAGAT atcATATCTGAAGATATCAGTGAGTTACAGAAGAATCAGACCACCACTCTGGCTAAAATAGCACAATACAAGAGGAAACTCATGGAACTTTCCCATAGGACCTTGCAG GTTCTAATTAAGCAGGAAATTCAGAGGAAGAGTGGTTATGCTATCCAGGCCGATGAAGAGCAGCTCCGAGTACAACTGGATACAATTCAGTGTGAACTAAATGCACCTACACAGTTTAAG GGTCGATTGAATGAGTTGATGTCCCAGATCAGGATGCAGAATCATTTTGGAGCTGTGAAATCTGAAGAACGGTATTATGTAGATGCAGATCTTCTACGGGAAATCAAGCAG CATTTGAAACAACAACAGGAAGGCCTCAGCCACTTGATTAGCATCATAAAAGATGATCTGGAGGACATAAAACTGATAGAACACGGATTGAACGAGAATATCCATATCAGAGGAGGACAGAGCTTCAGTTGA
- the NUP54 gene encoding nucleoporin p54 isoform X3, whose protein sequence is MAFNFGAPAGGTATAATPAAPAGFGGLEAAGSAPGGFNFGGFGLAAPPAVNFNVGTFGVSTSAAAPFTFGNPLASAGTFGGFGTTTTTAGSAFSFSAPTNTGTGGLFATQNKGFGFGTTSFGTTAGTGTGLGTGLGFGTFNTQQTQNNLGSLFSQPTQAPVQSNQLINTASALSAPTLLGDERDAILAKWNQLQAFWGTGKGYFNNNIPPVEFTQENPFCRFKAVGYSCMPNNKDEDGLVVLIFNRKETDIRGQQQQLIESFHKILGGNQTLTVNVEGVKTLPDDQTEVVIYVVERSPNGTSRRVPATTLHAHFEQANIKTSLQQLGVTLSMTRTELSPAQIKQLLQNPPAGVDPIIWEQAKVDNPDSEKLIPVPMVGFKELLRRLKVQDQMTKQHQTRLDIISEDISELQKNQTTTLAKIAQYKRKLMELSHRTLQVLIKQEIQRKSGYAIQADEEQLRVQLDTIQCELNAPTQFKGRLNELMSQIRMQNHFGAVKSEERYYVDADLLREIKQHLKQQQEGLSHLISIIKDDLEDIKLIEHGLNENIHIRGGQSFS, encoded by the exons ATGGCCTTCAACTTCGGGGCCCCCGCGGGCGGCACGGCCACGGCCGCCACCCCCGCCGCCCCCGCCG GATTTGGGGGGCTGGAGGCCGCCGGCTCCGCCCCCGGCGGGTTTAATTTTGGGGGTTTCGGCCTAGCCGCTCCTCCTGCCGTGAACTTTAATGTTGGGACGTTCGGTGTCTCCACCAGCGCCGCCGCCCCCTTCACTTTTGGTAACCCTCTGGCCAGCGCAG GCACATTTGGAGGGTTTGGGACCACCACCACGACAGCAGGCTCTGCCTTCAGCTTTTCTGCTCCCACTAACACAGGCACAGGTG GACTCTTTGCTACCCAGAACAAAGGTTTTGGATTTGGAACAACTAGTTTTGGCACAACAGCAGGAACCGGTACTGGTTTGGGAACCGGTCTAGGATTTGGAACGTTCAATACACAGCAGACTCAAAATA ATCTAGGCAGTCTCTTCAGTCAGCCCACCCAAGCCCCTGTCCAGTCTAACCAACTGATCAATACAGCAAGTGCTCTTTCTGCCCCCACACTTCTGGGAGATGAGAGAGATGCGATTTTGGCAAAATGGAATCAGCTCCAGGCCTTCTGGGGAACAGGCAAAGGATACTTCAACAATAACATTCCACCTGTGGAGTTCACCCAGGAAAACCCTTTCTGTAGATTTAAG GCAGTGGGCTATAGCTGCATGCCCAACAATAAGGATGAAGATGGACTGGTGGTTTTAATTTTCAATAGGAAGGAAACAGACATCCGAGGCCAGCAACAACAGCTGATAGAATCATTCCATAAAATTTTGGGAGGAAATCAGACCCTTACTGTCAATGTAGAAGGTGTGAAAACTTTGCCAGATGACCA gaCAGAAGTTGTCATATATGTTGTTGAACGTTCTCCAAATGGCACATCAAGGCGAGTTCCAGCAACAACACTGCATGCCCATTTTGAACAAGCAAATATAAAAACTTCATTGCAGCAACTTGGAGTTACCCTTTCTATGACCAGAACAGAGCTCTCCCCTGCACAGATCAAGCAGCTTTTACAGAATCCTCCTGCTG GTGTTGATCCAATTATCTGGGAACAGGCCAAGGTGGATAACCCTGACTCTGAAAA GCTAATTCCCGTGCCAATGGTGGGTTTCAAAGAACTTCTCCGAAGACTGAAGGTTCAAGATCAGATGACTAAACAGCATCAGACCAGATTAGAT atcATATCTGAAGATATCAGTGAGTTACAGAAGAATCAGACCACCACTCTGGCTAAAATAGCACAATACAAGAGGAAACTCATGGAACTTTCCCATAGGACCTTGCAG GTTCTAATTAAGCAGGAAATTCAGAGGAAGAGTGGTTATGCTATCCAGGCCGATGAAGAGCAGCTCCGAGTACAACTGGATACAATTCAGTGTGAACTAAATGCACCTACACAGTTTAAG GGTCGATTGAATGAGTTGATGTCCCAGATCAGGATGCAGAATCATTTTGGAGCTGTGAAATCTGAAGAACGGTATTATGTAGATGCAGATCTTCTACGGGAAATCAAGCAG CATTTGAAACAACAACAGGAAGGCCTCAGCCACTTGATTAGCATCATAAAAGATGATCTGGAGGACATAAAACTGATAGAACACGGATTGAACGAGAATATCCATATCAGAGGAGGACAGAGCTTCAGTTGA